The genomic DNA TGGAACAGCACGAAACAACACGAGCTCTATTTTCTCTAGTTGAAGCGTGAAATGATCCAAGGGGGAAACGTCCAATATTCTGTTTTGGTCCACATCTTTTGCGTCAAGAATAAATTTATGGTGCCTTGCTTTTGGTCGGAGGAGTCTACGTAGTATTACTTCCTAAACGCACAACTACTGTAGATACACGCACTTCTTCTGCGTCTGCTTCTGCTTCTACTTCTAGCTGATTGCTATTCTGGAGGTAATCCAATCAAGGCCCAAAGAAACTCCGGTTCCAGCCAGAGCATTTGGCGATGAACTTGTGAGTTGGgcaaacaaatttcaatttgtgaGGAAAAGAGAAGGCATTTGTAGCAAAATTTAGTGGACCACTTCATTCTCTCTCTGGTGTACAGCACTCCCTTCTTTCCCACAACATTCACTGTACTCTTGCACAGAACTACACCCACCCACACCCAGTAGTGTATCCGTACATTATAGTGGCAGTAGAGCTGAGGAGTCACTCCCTAGGCCTTGTAACGAGAGAACAGCCCAAGGAATGAAGAAGGAGATAAATGCCctccactttttcaaaagaccTCAAcgggtcgtcgtcgtcgtcgtcatcgccCTAGCCACGGTTGCCTTCGTGCTTGCTTTTcgcggttttttttcatccgaTTTCGGGGCTCCAGAGGTTCCTGGCTTTATGTTCCGACTCCTACGTACTCACTGCTGTCTGTTACTTCTCTTACGGACTCATCATCTACTGTAGATGTTCGAGAGTGCGAGAAAATGGCTCcttctcgctctttctcttcttctctttctcctttccaTCTGACTTTCTGACTGTCTTGAAGCTGGGTCTCATCCTGATGTGACTAAACCTTGCTTGGGATTAGAAAAGAGGTCCTTTGAAAATAGTATCATTTCGCAAAAACAACTTTTATGGAGGCAAGAACAAGCACGACGAACATAATTCCCTTGGTTTCACTGGAGGGAGTTCAACTAATTTGGAAGATGGATCTCTTGGCTGATTGTAAAAAGGTCTCGGCGAAGAAACAGGGGAGCTCTGCAAAACTTGGCAAAGTCAGTCACAAAAATAGCCAATTTCAAGAGATGAATATCAAAGGGGAAAAATGCTGCCAAAAGTGGAAGGAGTGAGTGGAGGGGGTAGACCATGGCGATAATCAAGCACACTTGAGAATAAGCTCAAATTTGGGTGAATTATTTCGAAGACGAAGGTCGTGGAAGTTAATAATCTTGTGTTGAAGCATGAATGGAATTGACCTTCGGACTCATGCAAACATCGAGGTCAAGTTAAATGAAGGAGCACTTTTTCAGCCAATTTGGCCGCACAATATTTGGTCATCACATTGGTGAGGAATTTCTTTAAAGGAAGTCGAAggagacgacgacgaagacaaACGCCTTGAATTGAGTTTCTTGGGGGTCGACAAGGAcaccatttcattttcctttgaaacGACCCTAAATCTTCTCAGTTCCATCTCTTATTTCTCCGCCAAGTGGTTCTTGGTTTGTGTTGGTATCGTTGGTAGCCTGGTTCATCCATTCGAGACGTTGTCTTAGCTGGGGCCAGCCTTTTCTTGAGTCAGCCTGAATCGATCCACCAAAGTACATAAATTGGCTCCAGGGTTAAGCGCAAATGGAGAAGCCGATTCGCTATATCACaccacttttttttctccccctCGCCCTGCCCTTCCTCCCTCACTTagttactcactcactcactttaACACCCAGCAGCTTGGGCGGCCGAGGTTGGCAATCCGTTTTGATGACAGCCATGCTAAAGGGATCTCTTGGAACGTGGTTGCCTCCTGGGCCAACGAGCTGAATGAAGAAGGAGCAACATCGATGAAAGCGGgaattctctctctcttttcgcAAGCAAGCAACTCGACGGTTCCCGCCCGAAAGGTAGTGATAGTGTGCCTAAGTGGTTCTGCTGTTCCTTCGTTCACTACCTATGGAGAGCTGCAAGACTCACGTTTCCCACCAGGCTTTTCCTCAAGGAGTGTCTTCAAATTGAGGACTTTTGCTCTTAGCAAACAGATAGTAGAGCCAGTACGCGAGATTGAAGATGGCAAATATCAACGGAAAGATGAACCTGGATATGACATCAATTCTCTTGGCCCTGGAGGGGAATTTGGAAAGCAAGCCACGGGTTCCACAGCACAACAAGTAGGTACAGGTATGGCCGATGAGGTTTCCAGTGCCGGTCATGCCAGCGGCAAAACCTCCTCCGTGCCCTGGTCCACTTCCAGGGGGAAACGGGTTCATGTGAACCTCACAAGGCCGACCCATTTCCGGTGGAAGCATATAAGCCAAAGAAGAAGGCTGGCTGGTGTTGAAACCGGTGGTGTTCATGCTGGGAAATGTCAGGTCATCATTGCTGTGATGGGGATGAGGATATGTTGTTGTCCCGCGATACGGTTCAGCTCCATTCATCTCCCGTAAGGCATTGGCAAAATTGTGGCCTCCCCTCTTCTTCTacaaaaggaaaggaaagtaAAATCGAGTTCGATTCAGATGATTACGATTGGCTCAAAACACGATTGAAAATAATTTACCAAGGGAAACCCTGGGATGCCATCTTGATCCGCCGCTGAGCCGATATGATTCATGGTTTGGTGGGAATTAGCCCCACTCAAAGTTGTCGCGCCGCCTATTGAAGTGCGAGCAAACGACCCAGGCGGTCCCAAGGAGTTTGTGGGCCCATTGGACCCTGATTGCTGCGTTTGTTCCATATCTGCGTGTTCCAGCTCCCATTGTCGTCGAGCTCGCTCCATGCGCTCACGGGCTCTATCACGTTGCATGTCAGATCGGGATGCATAGTTGACGAGGGCAAATTCCAAGAGTGCGCAAAACACGAAACATTGGCAAACCtgtcaaagaaattcaaaaaaagacAGAACGCTATCAAAGCCGCTGAGTATTCATTAGAAACATCGGAAATTGGGATTCGTGTTTCTAGTCAGCATATTTGAACTCGCTTCCATTAAAAGCAATCATGGCAAGcgtgctctttttttttttgctgtgcACCTAATGGTAGTCGAAAGCGTTACTTACTCCTGTCCACACATCAATGGCCTTAGTGTAGGATACAGGTGGTAGTTGAGCATTGATTCCTGACGTCTGCGTCGACATCGTCAAGAGAGTGGTCACGCCCAACGAAACCCGGGCAGGAATAGCGTTTTGGTCCAACCAGAAGCTCACCCAGGACACAATAACCAACATACAGCAAGGGACATAGATGGTGATAAGGTAGTAGGAGAACTCTCTCTTGAAGATTAGTTCGACCTTGAGGCAACTGTATTCCCCTAGGAGAGCAGAAAATAAGGTCAAGACTgagtttaaaaaagaaaagaaccaaaagGGAAGTGGATATTGTCAACAGTCAGTGGATTGGATGAGACTTTGGTTTTTAGCCAGCTCAACTTTGAGAGACTTTCTTACCTGTATTGGTGATAACATCACAATAGGCACTTTTGTATTGCTCCAACGTAAACCTTGGCAAATGAAGACCATGGACCACTTGAACCGGATCTTTCTCTTTCCACTGGTAAATGAGATCATCCTTGGCCCATCCATCTGCCAGGAACAGATTTGGTCAATACAGGGTAAACAGACATGGCATGGCGTATGCATGTACTTTTCTACTGGCCAGTCACTGCCCATCAGTCATGTCTACCTATATACTTGTACTTTTTGGACAAGCTGGCATGAGGACTGTATGGAGAGCAAACCCGCAGAATAGCGAATGAAGGGGGAGACGTGCCGTAGCGGTTAGCGCAATTTTCTAACACGTGAGAGGTCCCTGCTTCGATTCCCTTCTATTTCTCACGGAAAATTGTAGCCACTAACCTCACCCttagacggagaaccaatctgactCTTATACATAGGAGCCTGCCCATTGGCATTACGCGTATACAGTGTGATGGAGCTCTGTCTTCACTGGCTCGATGAGGCTCAATCTTCCGACCCTAGCCCCCACCAAATTGAATAACCAGTTACGACAGTATTCATGGGTCTTTGCAAGCCTTAATCTTTTTGGTAAATCAATGTCCTTATGTACATGTATCAAAGGTGCGAGAGCCTCATTCAATGTCCAAGGTGACCATGGGAATGAAAGGAAATTACGTATATTACGCAATGTATGCTCACATGGGTTTTTAGGCACCGTATTTGTTCGTACGGGTAGATGTTTAACCTGGGTTAAAAGATAAAGTTACTCATGTGTTGCTCAAGCTCAAAATGCAACGATCCGGAGAAAGAACCGCTAGAGCATATCTCCTAGAATTAGTTGCATGAGATGTTCAGACATAGAAAGGCCCCAAGTCTTGAGTTCGAAGGTGACATCGAACGACGTGGCATAATGTATGTAAAAGCCTCCACTCGAGTTTGAGCAGAAATCTACTCAGGCCGTCGTCCATTGTGCATATTTTACGACAATGGGGAGTAAAGGACAAAAAGGGTCAATGCGATAAGTTCGTTTGGGGAGACAACTCTTGGCACCCAAACACTCTTGGTGGCGTGCATGAGCACCAAGAACACGATCGTGTTTCAAgttct from Tigriopus californicus strain San Diego chromosome 1, Tcal_SD_v2.1, whole genome shotgun sequence includes the following:
- the LOC131883063 gene encoding glutamate-gated chloride channel-like isoform X2, with the protein product MEYSVQVTFREQWNDERLRYYDETKGRLKYLTLTDPTKVWMPDTFFRNEKEARKHEIIVPNVYVRIFPNGEILYSIRISLTLACPMDLRLYPLDKQVCVLQIASYGWAKDDLIYQWKEKDPVQVVHGLHLPRFTLEQYKSAYCDVITNTGEYSCLKVELIFKREFSYYLITIYVPCCMLVIVSWVSFWLDQNAIPARVSLGVTTLLTMSTQTSGINAQLPPVSYTKAIDVWTGVCQCFVFCALLEFALVNYASRSDMQRDRARERMERARRQWELEHADMEQTQQSGSNGPTNSLGPPGSFARTSIGGATTLSGANSHQTMNHIGSAADQDGIPGFPLKKRGGHNFANALREMNGAEPYRGTTTYPHPHHSNDDLTFPSMNTTGFNTSQPSSLAYMLPPEMGRPCEVHMNPFPPGSGPGHGGGFAAGMTGTGNLIGHTCTYLLCCGTRGLLSKFPSRAKRIDVISRFIFPLIFAIFNLAYWLYYLFAKSKSPQFEDTP
- the LOC131883063 gene encoding glutamate-gated chloride channel-like isoform X1; its protein translation is MSVPRSLWCLFRSHYFLLNLAIFLCLMDKSVWSRIEKVNYRQKEKQVLDSILGQGYDKRIRPSGRNETVWNAGDGPKEFWDGPTTVTVNAMIRSISKIDDYKMEYSVQVTFREQWNDERLRYYDETKGRLKYLTLTDPTKVWMPDTFFRNEKEARKHEIIVPNVYVRIFPNGEILYSIRISLTLACPMDLRLYPLDKQVCVLQIASYGWAKDDLIYQWKEKDPVQVVHGLHLPRFTLEQYKSAYCDVITNTGEYSCLKVELIFKREFSYYLITIYVPCCMLVIVSWVSFWLDQNAIPARVSLGVTTLLTMSTQTSGINAQLPPVSYTKAIDVWTGVCQCFVFCALLEFALVNYASRSDMQRDRARERMERARRQWELEHADMEQTQQSGSNGPTNSLGPPGSFARTSIGGATTLSGANSHQTMNHIGSAADQDGIPGFPLKKRGGHNFANALREMNGAEPYRGTTTYPHPHHSNDDLTFPSMNTTGFNTSQPSSLAYMLPPEMGRPCEVHMNPFPPGSGPGHGGGFAAGMTGTGNLIGHTCTYLLCCGTRGLLSKFPSRAKRIDVISRFIFPLIFAIFNLAYWLYYLFAKSKSPQFEDTP